One genomic window of Vibrio ziniensis includes the following:
- the hutU gene encoding urocanate hydratase, with amino-acid sequence MTQHQNQGSRLDTSRTIRAPHGTTLRAKSWLTEAPLRMLMNNLDPDVAEHPHALVVYGGIGRAARNWECYDKIVEVLERLEEDQTLVVQSGKPVGVFTTHKNAPRVLIANSNLVPHWANWEHFNKLDKEGLMMYGQMTAGSWIYIGSQGIVQGTYETFIAVAKKHFNGEAKGRWVLTGGLGGMGGAQPLAATMAGFSMIAVECDESRIDYRLRTRYVDKKATSLDEALAIINESDEPVSVGLLGNAADIFQELVDRNITPDVVTDQTSAHDPLNGYLPQGWSMEFAAEMRNSDEAKVVKAAKESMAVQVRAMLELQARGAATLDYGNNIRQMALEEGVENAFDFPGFVPAYIRPLFCEGIGPFRWAALSGDPEDIYKTDQKVKELIPDNPQLHNWLDMARERISFQGLPARICWVGLKDRERLGQAFNEMVKNGELKAPIVIGRDHLDSGSVASPNRETEGMMDGSDAVSDWPLLNALLNTAGGATWVSLHHGGGVGMGFSQHSGMVICCDGTQDASERIARVLHNDPATGVMRHADAGYEIAKRCAKEQKLDLPMLNEELAKLK; translated from the coding sequence ATGACGCAGCACCAAAACCAAGGTTCACGTCTTGATACTAGCCGCACTATTCGTGCACCACACGGAACCACGCTTCGTGCAAAATCTTGGTTAACAGAAGCACCGCTTCGTATGTTGATGAACAACTTAGACCCAGATGTTGCTGAACACCCACATGCACTTGTGGTTTATGGTGGTATCGGTCGCGCTGCGCGCAACTGGGAATGTTACGACAAAATCGTCGAAGTTCTAGAGCGTCTAGAAGAAGACCAAACTCTGGTTGTTCAATCTGGTAAGCCTGTGGGTGTGTTCACAACACACAAGAATGCACCACGCGTATTGATTGCAAACTCTAACCTTGTCCCTCACTGGGCAAACTGGGAGCACTTCAACAAGCTAGATAAAGAAGGCTTGATGATGTACGGACAAATGACTGCGGGTTCTTGGATCTACATCGGTTCACAAGGCATCGTTCAAGGTACTTACGAGACTTTCATTGCTGTAGCTAAGAAGCACTTCAACGGTGAAGCAAAAGGTCGTTGGGTTCTGACTGGCGGTCTTGGTGGCATGGGTGGCGCTCAGCCTCTAGCTGCAACAATGGCGGGTTTCTCTATGATCGCTGTTGAATGTGACGAATCACGTATCGATTACCGTCTACGCACTCGTTATGTTGATAAGAAAGCAACAAGCCTAGATGAAGCTCTCGCTATCATCAACGAATCTGATGAGCCAGTATCTGTAGGTCTACTAGGTAACGCTGCGGATATTTTCCAAGAGCTTGTTGATCGCAACATCACTCCAGACGTAGTAACAGACCAAACTTCTGCTCACGATCCACTAAACGGCTACCTACCACAAGGTTGGAGCATGGAATTCGCTGCTGAAATGCGTAACAGCGACGAAGCAAAAGTAGTAAAAGCAGCAAAAGAATCAATGGCTGTTCAAGTACGTGCAATGCTTGAGCTACAAGCTCGCGGCGCTGCGACTCTGGACTACGGCAACAACATCCGTCAAATGGCATTGGAAGAAGGCGTAGAAAACGCATTCGACTTCCCTGGTTTCGTACCAGCTTATATCCGCCCACTATTCTGTGAAGGTATTGGTCCATTCCGTTGGGCAGCACTGTCTGGTGACCCAGAAGATATCTACAAAACAGACCAAAAAGTTAAAGAGCTGATCCCAGATAATCCACAGCTACATAACTGGCTAGATATGGCTCGTGAACGCATCAGTTTCCAAGGACTACCAGCGCGTATCTGTTGGGTTGGCCTGAAAGATCGTGAACGTTTAGGCCAAGCATTTAACGAAATGGTTAAAAATGGCGAGCTTAAAGCCCCTATCGTAATTGGTCGTGACCATTTAGACTCAGGCTCAGTAGCAAGTCCAAACCGTGAAACTGAAGGTATGATGGATGGTTCAGATGCTGTTTCTGACTGGCCATTACTGAACGCTCTACTCAACACAGCGGGTGGCGCAACTTGGGTTTCTCTACACCACGGTGGTGGTGTAGGAATGGGCTTCTCTCAACACTCAGGTATGGTGATTTGCTGTGACGGTACTCAAGACGCATCTGAGCGTATCGCTCGCGTATTGCATAACGACCCAGCAACGGGTGTAATGCGTCACGCAGATGCTGGTTACGAAATCGCAAAACGCTGTGCAAAAGAGCAAAAACTAGACCTACCAATGCTCAACGAAGAGCTGGCTAAACTGAAGTAA
- the hutI gene encoding imidazolonepropionase — MELVLTNARIVSMEAGNEGYQPSQPKTIVIKDGRIDAITDQTVDTSDSFVVDCTGKLVTPGLIDAHTHLVFEGNRANEFEMRLQGVPYQTIAAQGGGILSTVNATRKASIDQLVETALPRLDGLLQSGVTSIEVKSGYGLTLEDEIKMLKAAKELEQHRRVKITTTLLAAHALPPEYKDRPDDYIEHICQEIIPLVAEQELATSVDVFCESIGFNLEQTEKVFRCAIEHGLKVKGHTEQLSNLGGTELTARYNGLSADHIEYLDEQGVKALAQSGTVAMLLPGAFYFLRETQKPPVDLLRQHRIPMALATDINPGTSPFADLTLMMNMGCTLFGLTPEESLRGVTCHAAKALGYGESRGQITTGFDADIAIWNIDHPADLSYQVGVPRLYARIVDGAICND; from the coding sequence ATGGAACTCGTTTTAACTAACGCTCGCATTGTTAGCATGGAAGCTGGAAACGAAGGCTATCAGCCAAGCCAGCCAAAAACGATCGTCATTAAGGATGGACGCATTGATGCAATTACTGATCAAACCGTCGACACCAGCGACAGCTTTGTTGTGGATTGTACAGGTAAATTAGTCACACCTGGCCTAATTGATGCGCACACTCACCTAGTGTTTGAAGGCAACCGCGCCAATGAATTCGAAATGCGTCTGCAAGGTGTGCCTTACCAAACTATCGCAGCACAAGGCGGCGGTATTCTTTCTACTGTTAACGCAACACGTAAAGCGTCAATCGACCAGTTGGTTGAGACAGCGCTACCTCGACTAGATGGACTGCTACAAAGTGGCGTGACATCCATTGAAGTGAAGTCTGGTTATGGCCTGACGCTAGAAGATGAAATCAAGATGCTCAAAGCCGCTAAAGAGCTCGAACAGCATCGCCGAGTAAAAATCACAACAACGTTATTAGCCGCTCACGCACTACCACCTGAGTATAAAGATCGCCCAGACGATTACATCGAGCACATCTGCCAAGAGATCATTCCTCTAGTGGCAGAGCAAGAACTCGCAACCAGTGTGGATGTGTTCTGTGAATCCATTGGTTTTAATCTAGAGCAGACTGAAAAAGTATTCCGCTGCGCTATTGAGCATGGCTTAAAAGTGAAAGGTCACACCGAGCAGCTTTCTAACCTCGGCGGCACAGAGTTGACTGCCCGCTACAATGGTTTGTCCGCAGATCATATTGAATATCTTGATGAGCAAGGTGTTAAGGCACTGGCACAGTCGGGGACGGTTGCAATGCTTCTTCCTGGCGCGTTCTATTTCCTACGTGAAACGCAAAAACCACCCGTTGATTTACTTCGTCAACACAGAATCCCAATGGCATTGGCTACCGATATTAACCCTGGGACTTCGCCATTTGCAGACTTAACGCTGATGATGAACATGGGCTGTACTCTGTTTGGATTAACGCCTGAAGAAAGTTTACGCGGCGTGACTTGCCATGCAGCTAAAGCACTAGGCTACGGTGAATCCCGCGGTCAAATCACTACCGGGTTTGATGCTGATATCGCTATTTGGAACATCGACCATCCAGCAGATCTCAGCTACCAAGTGGGTGTGCCTCGTTTGTACGCTCGTATTGTCGATGGCGCTATTTGCAACGACTAA
- the hutC gene encoding histidine utilization repressor gives MSSSPLYTQIKHYILDKIDSGHWPVGHRISTELELTEQFNVSRMTVNKAIRDLVSEGKLQRRPRLGTFVCVPEEKAESPLLDIRNIADEVLSRGKQYHSKVLQQRAIVADDTVAIKLGIMVGSNVFYSEILHYANDTPLQLEIRWVNSRYAPNYLEQDFSTITPNQYLSANCPLSAIEHTVEAIVPDSHIKTALELTSNEPCLLLNRRTWSEDKLVSSALLYHPGSKYKLTSKVTLPN, from the coding sequence ATGTCTTCATCACCACTTTATACACAGATCAAACACTATATTCTCGACAAAATCGATTCGGGTCATTGGCCTGTGGGTCATCGTATCAGCACCGAACTGGAATTGACTGAGCAATTTAATGTCAGCCGTATGACGGTGAATAAAGCGATCCGAGATTTGGTGTCAGAAGGCAAGTTGCAACGTCGACCACGATTAGGCACTTTCGTCTGTGTACCCGAAGAAAAAGCAGAGTCTCCGCTGCTTGATATTCGTAACATAGCCGACGAAGTATTGAGCCGTGGAAAGCAATACCACAGTAAGGTATTGCAGCAGCGTGCGATTGTTGCCGACGATACTGTGGCGATTAAGCTCGGTATTATGGTAGGCAGCAATGTGTTTTACAGTGAGATATTACATTACGCCAATGACACCCCACTCCAGCTGGAAATTCGTTGGGTAAACAGTCGCTATGCGCCTAATTATCTTGAGCAAGACTTCTCGACGATAACCCCTAACCAGTACTTGTCAGCAAACTGCCCGCTCAGTGCTATCGAACATACGGTTGAGGCGATTGTCCCTGACAGTCACATCAAAACCGCATTAGAACTGACGAGCAATGAACCATGTTTACTGCTTAATCGTCGTACATGGAGCGAGGATAAGCTGGTAAGTTCTGCTCTACTCTATCATCCGGGGTCGAAATACAAACTGACGTCAAAAGTCACGCTACCCAACTGA
- the yqfB gene encoding N(4)-acetylcytidine aminohydrolase, with protein sequence MQFPTTMTFFARFEADILSGKKVITIRDESEKDYQVGSVVDVSTLEEGRWFCRLKIKSVQPVLFSELNEFHAEQENMTLSQLKQVINDIYPGIESLYVIQYELAD encoded by the coding sequence ATGCAATTTCCGACAACGATGACCTTCTTTGCCCGATTTGAAGCCGATATTCTATCTGGCAAAAAAGTGATTACTATTCGTGATGAAAGCGAGAAAGACTATCAGGTAGGTTCTGTGGTTGATGTTAGCACTTTGGAAGAAGGGCGTTGGTTCTGCCGTTTAAAGATAAAATCGGTTCAACCTGTGTTGTTTTCTGAACTTAACGAGTTTCATGCCGAGCAGGAAAACATGACCTTATCGCAATTAAAACAAGTGATTAATGACATTTATCCCGGTATCGAATCGCTGTACGTGATCCAATATGAACTAGCAGACTAA
- a CDS encoding HI1450 family dsDNA-mimic protein — translation MSELISLDDAIEAAYDIFLEMAPDNLEPVDVILFTAQFDDRGAAEVVEIGDDWLEQVGFEFDKETYAEVRIGLVNEDNDELDDVFARMLISLDPDHKACHMMWKRD, via the coding sequence ATGTCTGAATTGATCTCATTAGACGACGCAATCGAAGCGGCATACGACATTTTCCTTGAGATGGCTCCAGACAATCTGGAACCTGTTGATGTGATTTTGTTTACTGCACAATTCGATGACCGCGGTGCTGCAGAAGTCGTAGAAATTGGCGACGACTGGCTAGAACAAGTAGGTTTTGAATTTGATAAAGAAACTTACGCTGAAGTCCGCATTGGTCTCGTCAATGAAGACAATGATGAACTGGATGACGTGTTCGCTCGAATGCTCATCAGTCTCGATCCAGACCATAAAGCTTGTCATATGATGTGGAAACGCGATTAG
- the yeiP gene encoding elongation factor P-like protein YeiP, which yields MPKASELKKGFAIVSNGKTLLIKDIEVTTPGGRGGSKIYKLRCTDLNTGARVDERYKSDDFLDTVDMNKRNISFSYVDGDEYIFMDNADYSQFNFKKADIEEECLFITEEIQGMQVVLVDGKPVAIELPSSVEMVIEETDPSIKGASASARSKPARFATGLTIQVPEYIANGERVVINTTERKFMSRA from the coding sequence ATGCCAAAGGCAAGTGAACTTAAAAAAGGTTTTGCGATCGTATCAAACGGCAAAACACTACTAATCAAAGATATCGAAGTAACAACACCAGGTGGTCGTGGTGGTTCTAAGATCTACAAACTACGTTGTACAGATCTAAACACTGGCGCACGTGTTGATGAGCGTTACAAGTCAGACGACTTCCTAGATACCGTTGACATGAACAAACGTAACATTTCATTCTCTTACGTTGATGGCGATGAGTATATCTTCATGGATAATGCAGATTACTCTCAATTTAACTTCAAGAAAGCAGACATCGAAGAAGAGTGCTTGTTCATCACTGAAGAAATTCAGGGTATGCAAGTTGTGCTTGTAGATGGCAAACCTGTAGCTATCGAACTGCCTTCTTCTGTTGAAATGGTTATCGAAGAAACTGACCCTTCAATCAAAGGGGCATCAGCTTCAGCTCGTTCTAAGCCAGCACGTTTTGCTACTGGTTTAACGATCCAAGTTCCAGAATACATCGCTAACGGCGAGCGCGTTGTTATCAACACGACTGAACGTAAGTTCATGAGCCGAGCGTAA
- a CDS encoding nucleotidyltransferase domain-containing protein — translation MTLLVIDPKQPFQPEFQPAVDDLVRFLRAGVGDALHSIYLYGSVARKTAVAGQSNMDVIIVTKRPFEERKVTLLNTIRWRFQKSFPFITDVSIKTALVDEIATLDSIFTWGFMLRHCCVCVYGNNLAECFGDFEPSWEIAKHWNMDISDWIPILRARIVKANTPQEQLKAQKQMAKKLLRASYSLIMYRDKQWFDDPVDCGRNFLRYHPEMQLEVDRLGLLLKDKVIPKRSVIGLLDSFGAWLVQQYQKTEFRIG, via the coding sequence ATGACGCTTTTGGTTATTGACCCTAAACAGCCTTTTCAACCCGAATTCCAGCCAGCCGTTGATGACTTGGTGCGTTTTCTACGTGCCGGAGTGGGGGATGCACTGCACAGTATTTATCTCTACGGTAGTGTGGCTAGGAAGACAGCGGTGGCTGGTCAATCGAATATGGACGTTATTATTGTGACGAAACGTCCTTTTGAGGAGCGAAAAGTAACGTTACTCAATACGATTCGTTGGCGTTTCCAGAAGAGTTTTCCTTTTATTACCGATGTAAGCATTAAAACAGCTCTTGTCGACGAGATTGCCACCTTAGACAGTATTTTTACTTGGGGCTTTATGCTTAGGCATTGTTGTGTCTGTGTTTATGGCAATAACTTGGCGGAGTGTTTTGGTGATTTTGAGCCGAGCTGGGAAATTGCCAAGCATTGGAACATGGATATCTCAGACTGGATTCCAATATTGCGCGCTCGTATTGTCAAAGCGAATACACCACAAGAACAGCTTAAAGCGCAAAAGCAGATGGCTAAAAAGCTTCTACGAGCAAGTTACTCCCTCATTATGTATAGAGATAAACAGTGGTTTGATGATCCTGTGGATTGCGGACGTAACTTCCTCCGTTACCATCCTGAAATGCAACTTGAAGTTGATCGTTTAGGGTTACTGCTGAAAGATAAAGTTATTCCGAAACGTTCGGTTATTGGTTTACTCGATAGCTTCGGAGCTTGGTTAGTTCAGCAATACCAAAAAACCGAATTCCGCATTGGCTGA